In the Telopea speciosissima isolate NSW1024214 ecotype Mountain lineage chromosome 2, Tspe_v1, whole genome shotgun sequence genome, one interval contains:
- the LOC122649921 gene encoding uncharacterized protein LOC122649921, producing MEGIASVWSYQETINELKNKLLYTTYELESARIDAKEEMRKNEECTKQLLQLLNTAYRERDEARDQLQRLLSKLMPNSSTEIGSVFTNPQSESPSLKTKGANLSFTESDSVSEAYNHHSYGSSPVDSFIDPVSSPEMSNKNVCDASNLGKACQPIIQESNVPISMDIFSLGNVSASIGIISSGEHKVDNASSVIDKLIKGKPLPPKGRLLQAVMEAGPLLQTLLVAGPLPRWQNPPPLQPFQIPAVSIKGIDPENVNQKPVPNSNYVAQGSLTSSFIGMSSQICSTSVLNFSCSAGSCLSTAMNQDLSHREITSGKRQRRQ from the exons atggaagggATTGCTTCAGTTTGGAGTTACCAAGAG ACTATCAATGAGCTGAAGAACAAGCTTCTCTACACCACGTACGAACTAGAATCTGCAAGAATAGATgcaaaggaggagatgagaaaAAATGAGGAGTGCACAAAGCAACTTCTGCAACTCCTAAATACTGCTTACCGTGAAAGAGATGAAGCACGAGATCAGCTGCAGAGACTATTAAGCAAACTTATGCCTAATAGCAGTACAGAAATCGGTTCTGTTTTCACGAATCCTCAATCTGAGAGCCCTTCATTGAAAACCAAAGGAGCAAATTTAAGCTTTACAGAATCAGATAGTGTATCTGAGGCATATAATCATCACTCCTATGGTTCCTCCCCTGTAGATTCATTCATTGATCCGGTTTCTTCTCCAGAAATGTCAAACAAGAATGTTTGTGATGCAAGTAATCTTGGAAAGGCATGCCAGCCAATCATTCAAGAATCTAATGTCCCCATCTCAATGGACATTTTCTCTTTAGGAaatgtatctgcatcaattgGTATTATTTCTTCAGGTGAACACAAGGTTGATAATGCTTCATCAGTAATTGATAAACTTATCAAGGGAAAACCTCTCCCTCCAAAAGGGAGACTCTTACAAGCTGTAATGGAAGCAGGCCCGCTGCTTCAGACACTACTTGTTGCAGGACCACTTCCTCGATGGCAAAATCCTCCACCTTTGCAACCATTCCAAATACCAGCTGTGTCTATCAAAGGCATTGATCCTGAAAATGTTAATCAGAAACCAGTTCCCAATTCGAATTACGTGGCTCAAGGTTCATTGACTTCATCATTCATTGGGATGTCATCTCAGATATGCTCTACTTCTGTGTTGAACTTTTCATGCAGTGCAGGTTCATGTTTATCTACTGCAATGAATCAGGATTTGTCCCACAGAGAAATAACGAGTGGGAAGAGACAGAGACGCCAATGA
- the LOC122649747 gene encoding aquaporin TIP1-3-like has translation MAITRIAVGTPREASQPDALRAALAEFISMVIFVFAGEGSGMAFNKLTSDGSTTPAGLVAAALAHAFALFVAVSVGANISGGHVNPAVTFGAFVGGHITLLRGILYWIAQLLGSIVACLLLKFATGGLTTSAFSLSTDVSAWNAVVFEIVMTFGLVYTVYATAVDPKKGSLGTIAPLAIGFIVGANILAGGAFDGASMNPAVSFGPAVVSWTWTSHWVYWVGPLIGAGLAALIYDNIFIGSNTHEQLPTTDY, from the exons ATGGCGATCACCAGAATTGCAGTTGGGACACCCAGAGAAGCAAGCCAACCTGATGCTCTCAGGGCAGCTCTTGCCGAGTTCATCTCTATGGTTATCTTTGTCTTCGCCGGTGAAGGCTCCGGCATGGCTTTCA ATAAGCTCACTAGCGACGGATCAACGACGCCGGCCGGTCTTGTTGCGGCAGCTTTGGCTCATGCCTTCGCACTGTTTGTTGCAGTGTCTGTGGGAGCTAACATTTCAGGTGGACACGTTAACCCAGCTGTGACCTTTGGAGCTTTTGTTGGTGGACACATAACACTGTTGAGAGGGATCTTGTACTGGATTGCACAGTTGCTTGGATCCATCGTCGCTTGCTTGCTTCTTAAGTTCGCCACCGGTGGATTG ACAACCTCGGCATTCTCCCTATCAACTGATGTGAGCGCATGGAATGCTGTGGTGTTCGAGATAGTGATGACCTTTGGGTTGGTCTACACAGTTTATGCCACTGCCGTGGATCCCAAGAAGGGCAGCCTGGGAACCATTGCTCCCCTTGCCATTGGTTTCATCGTGGGTGCCAATATCTTAGCCGGTGGAGCCTTCGATGGTGCATCAATGAACCCAGCCGTTTCCTTTGGACCCGCTGTGGTCAGTTGGACATGGACCAGTCACTGGGTCTACTGGGTTGGTCCACTAATTGGTGCTGGACTTGCTGCTCTTATCTACGACAACATCTTCATTGGCAGCAACACCCATGAGCAACTCCCCACCACAGATTATTAG